One genomic segment of Nitrosopumilus sp. includes these proteins:
- a CDS encoding TrmB family transcriptional regulator, producing the protein MVNEHALTVSLEEFGLSKYEAQAYVALISKGTISASELAYYSEIPRTKIYPTLLKLENKKLAIISKSKPIMCTAIAPEDAFDGIIHEQINKVNAMNSLVSNLKKASEESRKTRGSEEKRYFHVGANNVLAQLQTMIDGSKSSIKIMADQWGFGLLAECKEQLLSVLRRNLEVKVLVSPSQICSEAYRIIPEGVEIRSSEITQNCFIFDEAELLMVNNDNGKGAIFSSTDILGANQEKIFSTIWKNAVKTKALADMTKTEAQEIYKIIKTVNELGLPYILNSSMISKKSENDLFKLLEKNGISLKSKSLDDIIEMIDAIIQITCSGHVNFEANTKNITVESKLNSGHSLPWVSILDGCLQKQGYKTRTVFQDNPSKGERVHIKISKS; encoded by the coding sequence ATGGTCAATGAGCATGCTTTAACGGTAAGTTTGGAAGAATTTGGCTTGAGCAAATATGAAGCACAAGCATACGTAGCATTAATTTCAAAAGGAACGATTTCTGCAAGTGAATTGGCATATTATTCGGAGATTCCAAGAACAAAAATCTATCCAACGTTATTAAAATTAGAAAATAAGAAACTGGCAATTATTTCAAAAAGCAAACCAATAATGTGTACAGCAATTGCGCCAGAAGATGCATTTGATGGAATAATTCATGAACAAATTAACAAAGTTAATGCCATGAACTCCCTAGTATCAAATCTAAAGAAAGCGAGTGAGGAGAGTAGAAAAACTAGAGGTTCTGAAGAGAAAAGATATTTTCATGTTGGGGCAAATAATGTCTTAGCTCAGCTACAAACAATGATTGATGGTTCAAAATCTTCAATCAAAATTATGGCTGATCAATGGGGGTTTGGACTACTAGCAGAATGTAAGGAACAACTATTGTCAGTTCTTCGCAGAAATCTTGAAGTCAAAGTACTAGTATCACCATCACAGATTTGCTCAGAAGCATATAGAATAATTCCAGAGGGTGTTGAAATTCGTTCATCAGAGATTACACAGAATTGTTTTATTTTTGATGAGGCTGAATTACTAATGGTAAATAATGACAATGGCAAAGGGGCAATTTTCTCATCAACAGATATCCTAGGGGCAAACCAAGAAAAAATATTCTCAACTATTTGGAAGAATGCAGTTAAAACAAAAGCACTAGCTGACATGACAAAAACAGAAGCCCAAGAAATTTACAAAATAATCAAAACTGTAAACGAGTTAGGATTACCATACATTCTCAATTCTTCCATGATTTCAAAAAAATCAGAAAATGACTTGTTTAAGCTATTAGAGAAGAATGGAATTTCATTAAAATCAAAATCATTAGATGATATTATTGAGATGATAGATGCAATTATACAAATTACGTGTTCAGGACATGTCAACTTTGAGGCAAATACAAAAAACATCACAGTAGAATCAAAACTAAATAGTGGACATTCACTTCCATGGGTCTCTATTTTAGATGGATGTCTCCAAAAACAAGGCTATAAGACAAGAACTGTATTTCAGGATAATCCCTCAAAAGGGGAGCGAGTTCACATCAAAATTAGTAAGAGTTAG
- a CDS encoding RidA family protein, which translates to MIEEKLESLGITLPNPPTPAGSYIPAIRTGNLLFISGQIPMQDGRVIFTGKVSEENIETAQKSAKMCAINILAQIKRELGSLNNVSKIVRLSGFVNSTPEFSQHPKVINAASDLFFELFGDKGKHSRIALGVANLPLNSMTEIDAIIEVA; encoded by the coding sequence TTGATTGAAGAAAAACTTGAATCACTTGGAATTACATTACCAAATCCACCCACACCTGCAGGTTCGTATATTCCTGCAATCAGAACTGGAAATTTGCTCTTTATCTCAGGACAGATTCCAATGCAAGATGGCAGAGTAATCTTCACAGGCAAAGTCTCAGAAGAAAACATAGAGACTGCACAAAAATCTGCAAAGATGTGTGCCATTAACATTTTAGCTCAAATCAAAAGAGAGTTAGGAAGTCTGAACAATGTTTCAAAAATAGTCAGGTTGTCAGGATTTGTAAATTCTACGCCTGAATTCTCACAGCATCCCAAAGTGATCAATGCAGCTTCGGATTTATTTTTTGAATTATTTGGAGATAAAGGAAAGCATTCAAGAATTGCACTGGGAGTAGCTAATTTACCTCTAAATTCCATGACAGAAATAGACGCAATAATCGAAGTAGCATAA
- a CDS encoding PEFG-CTERM sorting domain-containing protein has translation MSKTILMVLIAISFVSTAAFAEPSIEVGVSSQNIKSLDSVFVIGTISGVSDYLPVTVTVTDPNGKVVYKIPVSIGNNGEFRELVKPTIPSFMAGTYTVTASHKDTEKTATTQFTVTAEKIPRNPNAPESNESIIGGETPSQPTTPSSGLTISADAINGSDVIKITGNTSVRGSDITLVVKSPSGNIITINQVSPGPQGNFNVDIKTGGPLWNEDGMYTITANQGAASEYKKTVKVEIKDGVVIPEFGVIASLVLVVSVFTIIIFSAKSKLSILPKY, from the coding sequence GTGTCTAAGACTATCTTAATGGTATTAATTGCAATTTCATTTGTATCTACTGCAGCATTTGCAGAGCCCTCAATTGAAGTTGGGGTATCATCTCAAAATATCAAATCATTAGATTCAGTCTTTGTTATTGGAACAATTTCAGGAGTCTCTGATTACTTACCAGTTACAGTTACAGTAACGGATCCAAATGGCAAAGTTGTTTACAAAATTCCAGTCTCAATTGGCAATAATGGAGAATTTAGGGAATTAGTAAAACCAACAATTCCAAGTTTCATGGCAGGAACTTACACAGTTACTGCAAGCCATAAAGATACAGAAAAAACTGCAACTACACAATTTACAGTAACTGCAGAAAAAATTCCTAGAAATCCAAATGCCCCAGAAAGCAATGAATCAATAATTGGTGGAGAAACACCTAGCCAACCAACAACACCATCAAGTGGATTAACAATTTCAGCTGATGCAATTAACGGATCAGATGTTATCAAAATTACAGGAAACACCAGTGTTAGAGGTTCAGATATAACACTAGTTGTAAAATCACCTTCAGGAAATATCATTACAATCAACCAAGTTTCACCAGGGCCACAAGGAAATTTCAATGTAGATATTAAAACAGGGGGACCACTATGGAATGAGGATGGAATGTACACAATTACCGCTAACCAAGGAGCTGCATCAGAATACAAAAAAACAGTCAAAGTTGAAATCAAAGACGGAGTGGTAATTCCAGAGTTTGGAGTTATTGCATCACTGGTTTTAGTAGTTTCAGTATTTACAATCATCATATTTTCAGCAAAATCAAAACTTAGTATTTTACCAAAATACTAG
- a CDS encoding PPOX class F420-dependent oxidoreductase, giving the protein MTYLDEIKSQKYISLETYRKNNQPINTPVWFVIKNDLIYVVTRSQTGKVKRLKNNNQVKIATCTIKGKITGEQVAGIATILNDEETKDAVKWRDQKYGLMAKIAKFFSKSKGEFCAFSIKIN; this is encoded by the coding sequence ATGACATATTTGGATGAAATAAAATCTCAGAAATATATTTCACTTGAGACATATAGAAAAAACAATCAACCGATAAATACTCCAGTATGGTTTGTGATAAAAAATGACTTAATCTATGTAGTTACAAGAAGTCAAACAGGCAAAGTGAAACGTCTAAAAAACAATAATCAAGTGAAAATTGCAACTTGTACAATTAAAGGAAAAATTACAGGAGAGCAAGTTGCAGGAATTGCTACAATTCTAAATGATGAAGAAACTAAAGATGCTGTAAAATGGAGAGACCAAAAGTATGGACTTATGGCAAAAATTGCAAAATTTTTCAGTAAAAGTAAAGGAGAATTTTGTGCATTCTCTATTAAAATCAATTAA
- a CDS encoding DHHA1 domain-containing protein: protein MLALTKTKKSASKKSPKKTSKKSGSKNTQKTTKKTSSAKVSKKSASKKSTIKRTKVICISHKEDADGISSAALIRQAFGGDAILVDYPGQMEALHQVVSDEKLKSLYICDLGLSKKTQDEFIDIMTTLRKNKVSVTYIDHHDIDPNVVKSLQKIKVKVIHNINECSAVLVYNAFKSKLNDHATFVATCAAITDYMEDRPIGSKLLQIYDRQFALISATVLTYNIVGHQKEPDYLLYLVEELADSKFPHEIPNTFEFAQIQVEKLSQMIAKVKKGMKTMKNLGYMEILDAGASGAVNFVMGLSGKNVGVAYKERVDHGIYAVSVRGSKDCNVHLGKIVNVLATELGGSGGGHDKACGAVIPKPKIKKFITELNKKLK, encoded by the coding sequence ATATTGGCATTAACTAAAACTAAAAAATCTGCATCAAAAAAATCTCCAAAAAAGACTAGCAAAAAATCTGGTAGTAAAAACACACAAAAAACTACAAAAAAGACAAGCTCTGCCAAAGTTTCAAAAAAATCTGCATCAAAAAAATCTACTATTAAACGAACCAAGGTAATTTGTATTTCCCATAAAGAAGATGCTGATGGAATTAGTTCTGCAGCATTGATAAGACAAGCTTTTGGTGGTGATGCAATTCTTGTTGACTATCCTGGACAAATGGAGGCATTACATCAAGTTGTATCTGATGAAAAATTAAAATCCTTATACATTTGTGATTTGGGATTAAGCAAAAAAACTCAAGATGAGTTTATTGATATCATGACTACTTTGAGAAAAAATAAAGTAAGTGTTACCTACATTGATCATCATGATATTGATCCAAATGTTGTAAAATCATTACAGAAAATCAAAGTTAAAGTAATTCATAATATCAATGAGTGTTCTGCAGTTTTAGTTTACAATGCATTTAAATCTAAATTAAATGATCATGCAACTTTTGTTGCAACATGTGCTGCAATTACTGATTATATGGAAGATAGGCCTATAGGTTCTAAATTATTGCAAATCTATGACAGACAATTTGCATTAATTAGTGCAACGGTGCTTACTTACAATATAGTTGGCCATCAAAAAGAACCTGACTATTTGTTGTATTTGGTTGAAGAATTAGCAGACTCTAAATTCCCACATGAAATTCCAAACACCTTTGAATTTGCACAAATTCAAGTTGAAAAATTATCTCAAATGATTGCCAAAGTCAAGAAAGGAATGAAAACCATGAAAAATCTTGGATATATGGAAATTTTAGATGCTGGTGCTAGCGGGGCAGTCAATTTTGTAATGGGTTTATCTGGAAAAAATGTTGGCGTTGCATACAAAGAAAGAGTTGATCATGGTATCTATGCTGTATCTGTTAGAGGTTCGAAAGATTGTAATGTTCACTTGGGAAAAATTGTTAATGTTTTAGCAACTGAGCTCGGTGGTTCTGGTGGGGGTCATGACAAAGCATGTGGTGCAGTCATCCCAAAACCAAAAATTAAAAAATTCATTACTGAACTAAACAAGAAACTTAAATGA